A window of the Fundidesulfovibrio magnetotacticus genome harbors these coding sequences:
- a CDS encoding flavin reductase family protein: MKDIGPVNALYPSLTTIVGCVADGRANFLAVAHVGIMNHGQPQYLTFGINKAHHSGRGILEHGEFSVNIPDQDLMVETDYVGIVTGKNTDKSGVFEHFTGELAHAPLIRACPVAMECRLYKTLDFETHDVFVGEVVKTWAREDVLTDKGKPDPARVRPLLFDMATLGYYALGAKVGDCWNAGKALKRR; this comes from the coding sequence ATGAAAGACATCGGACCCGTCAACGCCCTCTACCCCTCCCTGACCACCATCGTGGGCTGCGTGGCGGACGGCCGCGCCAACTTCCTGGCCGTGGCCCACGTGGGCATCATGAACCACGGCCAGCCCCAGTACCTGACCTTCGGCATCAACAAGGCGCATCACTCGGGCCGGGGCATCCTGGAGCACGGCGAGTTCAGCGTGAACATCCCCGACCAGGACCTGATGGTGGAAACCGACTACGTGGGCATCGTCACGGGCAAGAACACGGACAAGTCCGGCGTGTTCGAGCACTTCACAGGCGAGCTGGCCCATGCGCCCCTCATCCGGGCCTGCCCCGTGGCCATGGAGTGCCGCCTGTACAAGACCCTCGATTTCGAGACACACGACGTGTTCGTGGGCGAGGTGGTGAAGACCTGGGCGCGCGAGGACGTGCTCACGGACAAGGGCAAGCCCGACCCGGCCCGGGTGCGCCCCCTGCTCTTCGACATGGCCACCCTGGGCTACTACGCCCTGGGCGCGAAGGTGGGCGACTGCTGGAACGCGGGCAAGGCCCTCAAGCGCAGATAG
- a CDS encoding flavodoxin family protein — protein sequence MKVVAVNGSPRKGGNTEILLRKALESLEEEGWETEYVRIGGRKIRGCMACYKCFENKNLRCAVDNDRFNEVMEKLLAADAIILGSPTYFADVTAELKALLDRAGLVALANGGKFGGKIGAAVVAVRRGGAIHVFDTINHMYLMSGMIVPGSIYWNRGNGLNPGEVAGDDEAMRNMRHLGKTIAWMGKALAPVKDAYPPLPYAAGA from the coding sequence ATGAAAGTCGTCGCCGTGAACGGCAGCCCCCGCAAGGGCGGCAACACCGAGATCCTGTTGCGCAAGGCCCTTGAATCCCTTGAGGAGGAAGGCTGGGAAACCGAGTACGTGCGGATCGGCGGGCGCAAGATCCGCGGCTGCATGGCCTGCTACAAGTGTTTCGAGAACAAGAACCTGCGTTGCGCCGTAGACAACGACCGCTTCAACGAGGTGATGGAAAAGCTTCTGGCCGCGGACGCCATCATCCTGGGCTCGCCCACCTACTTCGCCGACGTGACCGCCGAGCTCAAGGCCCTGCTCGACCGCGCGGGCCTGGTGGCCCTGGCCAACGGGGGGAAGTTCGGGGGCAAGATCGGCGCGGCCGTGGTTGCCGTGCGCCGGGGCGGGGCCATCCACGTCTTCGACACCATCAACCACATGTACCTGATGTCGGGCATGATCGTGCCCGGGTCCATCTACTGGAACCGGGGCAACGGCCTGAACCCCGGCGAGGTGGCCGGGGACGACGAGGCCATGCGCAACATGCGCCACCTGGGCAAGACCATCGCCTGGATGGGCAAGGCCCTGGCCCCGGTGAAGGACGCCTACCCGCCGCTGCCCTACGCGGCGGGGGCGTAA
- a CDS encoding efflux RND transporter permease subunit gives MSAEPPRHDLLARVTAAFVDSRLVPLMVLASLFLGVFAVVKTPSEEEPQITAPMIDVHVSMPGATPREIERRVAAPMEKILMEIPGVEYVYSTAGHGEALCVVRFEVGQDPERSAVKTHDRLFQHLDWIPPGCSQPLLKPRSIDDVPLAALTFHGGGLDVRQLRALALQVNEEVRRIPGVAETTVLGGMRRAVSVELDPVRLRSHGLDAADVLSRLTDQNQADVMPEAVLEGRAAAVRLDSFFRSSKELARAVLAVREGRPVYLGDVARVQDAFDEPGQYVFHFDGPASGRAEQGVMAPAVTLAVSKRAGANATDVTRAVARTVEQLRGYVIPQGVAADITRDYGGTARAKVHELLEHLALAALSVGAIVWFFLGRRASLVVMVAVPVTLALTLATYWFMGYTLNRVTLFALIFCIGILVDDPIVDVENIVRHLEMPGNARRPLARVIVEAVGEVRAPLVLATFTVVAAIMPMAFVGGLMGPYMRPMPIGASVAMLLSMGVAFFVTPYTAKHLLKPEPAAHAHAEGRATLLYRRAMESLIRSPKRRLAFLGVVAALLLAACALVPARAVLVKMLPFDNKSEFQVVLDMPLGTPLEETARVAAEMARAVLERPDVASVQLYAGVSGPFSFNGLVRHYYLRQGQNQADLAVNLAPKSARPRQSHDIAKAVRLALMPIALRHGARLKVAEVPPGPPVLQTLVAEVYGPDPEGRLAVARQVRQAFQDSPGVTDVDWLVDDPRPEPVIRIERDKALAAGVDPRRALEVVAASLRGGKAGLLHDESAGEDAPVVVRLPLRERAHLPDIQALAVRGQDGTMVSLDQIASVTLQEAPSALYRKNLRPVVFVTGDVAGSAESPVYAMGAVEERLAALEKAGTAAWQALGTPSLTPRWLDRPPAPGAYGMVWDGEWRITQEVFRDMGIAFAVVMALIYILVVGWFGSYTTPIAIMSPIPLSLVGILPAHALAGAFFTATSMIGFIAGAGIVVRNSIILVDFIEMRRAQGAPLEEAVVEAGAVRFRPMLLTAAAVVAGAFVILFDPIFQGLAISLMAGELAATFLSRMVVPVTYYLDQRRAGSRAALTPTARDG, from the coding sequence GTGAGCGCCGAGCCCCCCCGCCACGACCTTCTGGCGCGCGTCACGGCCGCCTTCGTGGACTCCCGACTCGTGCCGCTCATGGTGCTGGCCTCGCTCTTCCTGGGGGTCTTCGCGGTGGTCAAGACGCCCAGCGAGGAGGAGCCCCAGATCACGGCCCCCATGATCGACGTGCACGTCTCCATGCCCGGGGCCACGCCCCGGGAGATCGAGCGGCGCGTGGCGGCCCCCATGGAGAAGATCCTCATGGAGATCCCCGGGGTGGAGTACGTCTACTCCACGGCCGGGCACGGCGAGGCCCTCTGCGTGGTGCGCTTCGAGGTGGGCCAGGACCCCGAACGCAGCGCCGTGAAAACCCACGACCGCCTCTTCCAGCACCTGGACTGGATCCCCCCGGGCTGCTCCCAGCCCCTGCTCAAGCCCCGCTCCATCGACGACGTCCCCCTGGCCGCCCTCACCTTCCACGGCGGCGGCCTGGACGTGCGCCAGCTGCGCGCCCTGGCCCTGCAGGTGAACGAGGAGGTGCGCCGCATCCCCGGCGTGGCCGAAACCACGGTGCTGGGCGGCATGCGCCGCGCCGTCTCCGTGGAGCTGGACCCGGTGCGCCTGCGCTCCCACGGCCTGGACGCCGCCGACGTGCTCTCGCGCCTCACCGACCAGAACCAGGCCGACGTCATGCCCGAAGCCGTGCTGGAGGGACGCGCCGCCGCCGTGCGTCTGGACAGCTTCTTCCGCAGCTCCAAGGAGCTGGCCCGCGCGGTGCTCGCCGTGCGCGAGGGACGCCCCGTCTACCTGGGCGACGTGGCCCGGGTGCAGGACGCCTTCGACGAACCCGGCCAGTACGTCTTCCACTTCGACGGCCCGGCCTCCGGCCGCGCGGAACAGGGCGTCATGGCCCCCGCCGTCACACTCGCCGTGTCCAAGCGCGCCGGGGCCAACGCCACGGACGTCACCCGCGCCGTGGCCCGCACCGTGGAACAGCTGCGCGGCTACGTGATCCCCCAGGGCGTCGCCGCCGACATCACCCGAGACTACGGCGGCACGGCCCGGGCCAAGGTGCACGAACTGCTGGAGCACCTGGCGCTGGCGGCCCTGTCGGTGGGGGCCATCGTCTGGTTCTTCCTGGGACGCCGGGCCAGCCTGGTGGTCATGGTGGCCGTGCCCGTCACCCTGGCGCTCACCCTGGCCACGTACTGGTTCATGGGCTACACGCTCAACCGTGTCACGCTCTTCGCGCTCATCTTCTGCATCGGCATCCTGGTGGACGACCCCATCGTGGACGTGGAGAACATCGTGCGCCACCTGGAGATGCCGGGCAACGCCCGCAGGCCCCTGGCCCGGGTGATCGTGGAGGCCGTGGGCGAGGTGCGCGCGCCCCTGGTGCTGGCCACCTTCACCGTGGTGGCGGCCATCATGCCCATGGCCTTCGTGGGCGGGCTCATGGGCCCCTACATGCGGCCCATGCCCATCGGGGCCTCGGTGGCCATGCTTCTCTCCATGGGCGTGGCCTTCTTCGTGACGCCCTACACGGCCAAGCACCTCCTCAAGCCCGAACCCGCGGCCCACGCCCACGCCGAGGGCCGGGCCACGCTGCTCTACCGCCGGGCCATGGAATCCCTCATCCGCTCCCCGAAGCGGAGGCTGGCCTTCCTGGGCGTGGTGGCGGCGCTGCTCCTGGCGGCCTGCGCCCTGGTTCCGGCCCGGGCCGTGCTGGTGAAGATGCTTCCCTTCGACAACAAGAGCGAATTTCAGGTGGTGCTGGACATGCCCCTGGGAACCCCCCTGGAGGAGACCGCCCGCGTGGCCGCCGAAATGGCCCGAGCCGTGCTCGAGCGGCCCGACGTGGCGAGCGTCCAGCTCTACGCCGGGGTCTCCGGGCCGTTCTCCTTCAACGGCCTGGTGCGCCACTACTACCTTCGCCAGGGCCAGAACCAGGCCGACCTGGCCGTGAACCTGGCCCCAAAGTCCGCCCGGCCGCGGCAGAGCCACGACATCGCCAAGGCCGTGCGCCTGGCCCTTATGCCCATCGCCCTGCGCCACGGCGCGCGCCTTAAAGTGGCGGAGGTCCCCCCCGGCCCCCCCGTGCTCCAGACCCTGGTGGCCGAGGTCTACGGGCCGGACCCCGAGGGCAGGCTGGCCGTGGCCCGGCAGGTGCGCCAGGCCTTCCAGGACTCCCCCGGCGTGACCGACGTGGACTGGCTGGTGGACGACCCGCGCCCCGAGCCCGTGATCCGCATCGAACGCGACAAGGCCCTGGCCGCCGGGGTGGACCCGCGCCGCGCCCTGGAGGTGGTGGCCGCGAGTCTGCGCGGCGGCAAGGCCGGGCTCCTGCACGACGAGTCCGCCGGGGAGGACGCCCCCGTGGTGGTGCGCCTGCCACTGCGGGAGCGCGCCCACCTCCCCGACATCCAGGCCCTGGCCGTGCGGGGGCAGGACGGAACCATGGTCTCCCTGGACCAGATCGCCTCCGTGACGCTTCAGGAGGCCCCCTCGGCCCTCTACCGCAAGAACCTGCGGCCCGTGGTGTTCGTCACGGGCGACGTGGCCGGGAGCGCGGAGAGCCCCGTGTACGCCATGGGGGCCGTGGAGGAGCGCCTTGCGGCCCTGGAGAAGGCCGGCACGGCCGCGTGGCAGGCCCTGGGCACGCCCTCCCTGACCCCGCGCTGGCTGGACCGCCCGCCCGCGCCCGGCGCGTACGGCATGGTCTGGGACGGCGAGTGGCGCATCACCCAGGAGGTGTTCCGGGACATGGGCATCGCCTTCGCGGTGGTCATGGCGCTCATCTACATCCTGGTGGTGGGGTGGTTCGGCTCGTACACCACGCCCATCGCCATCATGTCTCCCATCCCGCTCTCGCTGGTGGGCATCCTGCCCGCCCACGCCCTGGCCGGGGCCTTCTTCACGGCCACGTCCATGATCGGCTTCATCGCGGGCGCGGGCATCGTGGTGCGCAACTCCATCATCCTGGTGGACTTCATCGAGATGCGCCGCGCGCAGGGCGCGCCCCTGGAGGAGGCCGTGGTGGAGGCCGGAGCCGTGCGCTTCCGGCCCATGCTCCTCACGGCGGCAGCCGTGGTGGCCGGGGCCTTCGTGATCCTTTTCGACCCCATCTTCCAGGGCCTGGCCATCTCGCTCATGGCCGGAGAGCTGGCGGCCACCTTCCTCTCGCGCATGGTGGTGCCCGTGACGTACTACCTGGACCAGCGCCGGGCCGGGAGCCGCGCGGCGTTGACGCCCACGGCCAGGGACGGCTAG
- a CDS encoding putative transporter, which produces MNWFAQLFTNHTPAQAVVVLSLAVVLGLALGRVRVMGISLGVGGVLFSALALGHLGFSLNHEVMEFAREFGLILFVYTIGMQVGPGFADSLRRRGFRLNAMAALIVALGVAITALLHVYGGLPVPVAVGLFSGGTTNTPSLAAAAQAFQEVMPQGAAQAVGEAGLGYAVAYPFGIFGIILVMLLIRLIFRIDPARELRQMEEMARAQSPPLETVTLEVANPGLEGLTLGQAPGLTETGAAVSRVMLAGQVSVAVPSTVLRQGMLLHAVGRPDVLEKLAVLVGRVSRTHLPAVPGPLEMRRFVITRSQVVGKSVAELKLAETFEVNPTRLGRAGMQFTPGPDVHLHLGDVLQVVGQPERLAQVERLLGNQAKDLDHPHVLPIFLGILLGTVAGAIPVALPGLPSGIKLGVAGGPLLVSILLSRLHHFGGLVWYMHPGANLILREVGISLFLGCVGLGAGGRFVAAIAGGEGLYWLAAGAAITFVPLFVAGLIGRVFLKCNYASMCGLLAGSMTDPPALAFAGQMLKSDAPASVYATVYPLVMILRILAGQLLVLLMASG; this is translated from the coding sequence ATGAACTGGTTCGCGCAGTTGTTCACGAATCACACCCCCGCCCAGGCCGTGGTGGTCCTGAGCCTGGCGGTGGTGCTTGGCCTGGCCCTGGGCAGGGTGCGGGTGATGGGCATCAGCCTGGGCGTGGGGGGCGTGCTCTTCAGCGCCCTGGCCCTGGGGCACCTGGGATTCTCCCTGAACCACGAGGTGATGGAGTTCGCCCGGGAGTTCGGGCTCATCCTCTTCGTCTACACCATCGGCATGCAGGTTGGGCCCGGTTTCGCGGACTCACTGCGCCGCCGGGGCTTCCGGCTCAACGCCATGGCCGCGCTCATCGTGGCCCTGGGCGTGGCCATCACGGCGCTTCTGCACGTGTACGGCGGGCTCCCCGTGCCCGTGGCCGTGGGGCTCTTCAGCGGCGGCACCACCAACACGCCCTCCCTGGCGGCGGCCGCCCAGGCCTTCCAGGAGGTCATGCCCCAGGGCGCGGCCCAGGCCGTGGGCGAGGCGGGCCTGGGCTACGCGGTGGCCTACCCCTTCGGCATCTTCGGCATCATCCTGGTGATGCTCCTCATCCGCCTGATCTTCCGCATCGACCCGGCCCGCGAGCTGCGCCAGATGGAGGAGATGGCCCGCGCCCAGTCCCCGCCCCTGGAGACCGTGACCCTCGAGGTGGCCAACCCCGGCCTGGAGGGCCTGACCCTGGGCCAGGCCCCGGGCCTGACGGAGACCGGCGCGGCCGTTTCGCGCGTGATGCTGGCGGGCCAGGTGAGCGTGGCCGTGCCCTCCACCGTGCTCCGGCAGGGGATGCTCCTGCACGCGGTGGGACGCCCCGACGTGCTGGAGAAGCTCGCCGTGCTGGTTGGCCGCGTGAGCCGGACCCACCTGCCCGCCGTGCCCGGCCCCCTGGAGATGCGCCGCTTCGTGATCACGCGCTCCCAGGTGGTGGGCAAGAGCGTGGCGGAGCTCAAGCTGGCCGAGACCTTCGAGGTGAACCCCACGCGCCTTGGCCGCGCGGGCATGCAGTTCACCCCCGGCCCCGACGTGCACCTGCACCTGGGCGACGTGCTCCAGGTGGTGGGCCAGCCCGAGCGCCTGGCCCAGGTGGAGCGCCTGCTGGGCAACCAGGCCAAGGACCTGGACCACCCCCACGTGCTGCCCATCTTTCTGGGCATCCTGCTGGGCACGGTGGCCGGGGCCATCCCCGTGGCCCTGCCGGGGCTGCCCTCGGGCATCAAGCTCGGCGTGGCGGGGGGGCCGCTCCTGGTGTCCATCCTCCTGTCGCGGCTGCACCACTTCGGGGGGCTGGTGTGGTACATGCACCCCGGGGCGAATCTCATCCTTCGCGAGGTGGGCATCAGCCTCTTCCTGGGCTGCGTGGGCCTTGGCGCGGGCGGACGCTTCGTGGCGGCCATCGCCGGGGGCGAGGGGCTCTACTGGCTGGCGGCCGGGGCGGCCATCACCTTCGTGCCGCTCTTCGTGGCCGGGCTCATCGGGCGCGTGTTCCTCAAGTGCAACTACGCCTCCATGTGCGGCCTGCTGGCCGGGTCCATGACCGATCCGCCCGCCCTGGCCTTCGCCGGGCAGATGCTGAAAAGCGACGCCCCGGCCTCGGTGTACGCCACGGTCTACCCTTTGGTGATGATCCTTCGCATCCTGGCCGGGCAGCTCCTGGTGCTGCTCATGGCCTCCGGCTGA
- the wrbA gene encoding NAD(P)H:quinone oxidoreductase yields MNVLIVYYSMYGHIHAMAQAVAAGVAEVDGASALIRRVPETLPDEVLAKMGALEAQKAQAHVPVCTVEELAKADAIIFGTPTRFGNMCGQMRQFLDSTGQLWMQGALVGKAGSVFASSATQHGGQESTILTFHVTLLHQGMVVVGLPYAYQGQMGVEEVKGGSPYGATTIAGGDGSRLPSDADLAGARWQGRHVAQIAKKLVG; encoded by the coding sequence ATGAACGTGCTCATCGTCTACTATTCCATGTACGGACACATCCACGCCATGGCCCAGGCCGTGGCCGCGGGCGTGGCCGAGGTTGACGGGGCCAGCGCCCTGATCCGCCGTGTGCCCGAGACCCTGCCCGACGAGGTGCTGGCCAAGATGGGCGCTCTGGAGGCCCAGAAGGCCCAGGCCCACGTGCCCGTGTGCACCGTGGAGGAGCTGGCCAAGGCGGATGCGATCATCTTCGGCACGCCCACGCGCTTCGGCAACATGTGCGGCCAGATGCGCCAGTTCCTGGATTCCACGGGCCAGCTGTGGATGCAGGGGGCGCTGGTGGGCAAGGCGGGCTCCGTGTTCGCCAGCTCCGCCACGCAGCACGGCGGGCAGGAGTCCACCATCCTCACCTTCCACGTGACGCTCCTGCACCAGGGCATGGTGGTTGTGGGGCTGCCCTACGCCTACCAGGGCCAGATGGGCGTGGAGGAAGTGAAGGGCGGTTCGCCCTACGGGGCCACCACCATCGCCGGGGGCGACGGCTCGCGCCTGCCCTCGGACGCGGACCTGGCCGGGGCGCGCTGGCAGGGCCGCCACGTGGCCCAGATCGCCAAGAAACTGGTCGGTTAG
- a CDS encoding MarR family winged helix-turn-helix transcriptional regulator translates to MADSKTLLECCLYFTANALARTVTRLGEEAFAPLGLAPSQAFLLMLALEEPGIGPKELAARLRLAPSTVTRLVDGLARKGLVEKKSLGKAVEVRPTEKGRLLAPEMAACWKSLHRAYSTVLGEEAGRELTRLNHESCRKLDGLD, encoded by the coding sequence GTGGCCGACTCCAAGACCCTGCTCGAATGCTGCCTCTACTTCACCGCCAACGCCCTGGCCCGCACCGTCACGCGCCTGGGCGAGGAGGCCTTCGCGCCCCTGGGGCTGGCCCCCTCCCAGGCCTTCCTGCTCATGCTGGCCCTGGAGGAGCCAGGCATCGGACCCAAGGAGCTTGCCGCGCGCCTGCGCCTGGCACCCTCCACGGTCACGCGTCTGGTGGACGGCCTGGCCCGCAAGGGCCTCGTTGAAAAGAAGAGCCTGGGCAAGGCCGTGGAGGTGCGCCCCACGGAGAAGGGCCGCCTGCTGGCCCCGGAGATGGCCGCCTGCTGGAAATCGCTGCACCGGGCCTATTCCACGGTGCTGGGCGAGGAGGCCGGGCGCGAGCTCACGCGGCTCAACCATGAATCCTGCCGCAAGCTCGACGGCCTGGACTGA
- a CDS encoding DUF4412 domain-containing protein: MRAAFRLILALALSLCAAAALAQPASFTADVVHTANGAPTLSGKAWIAPGKVRVESSIQGVPQVLITDTPGRRVIMLQPQLKLYMETKLDPAQAGADPMAQADAAQWQTVGRETIDGWECEKRVLKQDPAKGEMTAWFADKLGLPIRSVAKGPQGTATMEFRNIKVQPVEASRFAVPAGYQKMDLPPAVQGMIPGMKPAQ, translated from the coding sequence ATGCGCGCCGCATTCCGCCTCATTCTCGCCCTGGCCCTGTCGTTGTGCGCCGCCGCCGCCCTGGCCCAGCCCGCCAGCTTCACCGCCGACGTGGTGCACACCGCCAACGGCGCGCCCACCCTCTCGGGCAAGGCCTGGATCGCGCCGGGCAAGGTGCGCGTGGAGTCCTCCATCCAGGGCGTGCCCCAGGTGCTCATCACCGACACGCCGGGACGCCGCGTGATCATGCTTCAGCCGCAGCTCAAGCTCTACATGGAGACCAAGCTCGACCCCGCCCAGGCAGGGGCCGACCCCATGGCCCAGGCCGACGCGGCCCAGTGGCAGACCGTGGGCCGCGAGACCATCGACGGCTGGGAGTGCGAAAAGCGCGTGCTCAAGCAGGACCCCGCCAAGGGCGAGATGACCGCATGGTTCGCCGACAAGCTGGGGCTGCCCATCCGCTCGGTGGCCAAAGGCCCCCAGGGCACGGCCACAATGGAGTTCCGCAACATCAAGGTGCAGCCCGTGGAGGCCTCGCGCTTCGCCGTTCCGGCGGGCTACCAGAAGATGGACCTGCCCCCGGCCGTGCAGGGCATGATCCCGGGCATGAAGCCCGCACAATAG
- a CDS encoding potassium transporter Kup has translation MSSCSLPGDGPAHGHGACSPRETASLALAALGIVYGDIGTSPLYTVKECFHGMHAVAVTPGNVLGVLSLIFWSLTMVVSFKYVVFILRADNKGEGGIFALLAMLRSGPASKGRHWPHMMLMAAFGAALLYGDGVITPAISVLSAIEGLEVATAAAKDFVAPLTCVVLVGLFMFQKHGTASIGRVFGPVMILWFAVIGGLGAVEIAGHPGILAALNPLYAWDFFAVNHLHGIVVLGSVVLCITGGEALYADMGHFGRNPIRISWYAVVLPGLLLNYFGQGALLLDDPEKAFNPFYGLVPEALLYPMVALSTAATIIASQALISGVYSLTQQAIQLGFTPRMRIVHTSERAAGQIYMPTVNWLLMLACLGLVLAFQESSRLAAAYGIAVTATMAITSILYFEVARLNWKWPTGRAACLLVVFLAFDLAFLGANLLKFVDGGWFTLSLALGVLAVMVTWRDGRSFLARHYGRMRVPVDVFLRDVAAHPPVRTPGTAVFMSISPEGVPHTLLHHLKHEEALHERVVLLSILAAETPRVDDAHRVEAQALGQGFYRLTARYGFMETPNVTDILELAGEKDLYLDVYATSFYLGRETLLTSGDSGMANWRKTLFAFLSRNAWNATSFFGIPPGRVVELGNQVEI, from the coding sequence ATGTCTTCCTGTTCCCTGCCGGGGGACGGCCCGGCCCATGGCCACGGGGCCTGCTCCCCGCGAGAGACCGCATCCCTGGCCCTGGCCGCCCTGGGCATCGTCTACGGCGACATCGGCACCAGCCCCCTCTACACCGTCAAGGAATGCTTCCACGGCATGCACGCCGTGGCCGTCACGCCGGGCAACGTGCTGGGCGTGCTCTCGCTCATCTTCTGGTCGCTGACCATGGTGGTCAGCTTCAAGTACGTGGTGTTCATCCTGCGCGCGGACAACAAGGGCGAGGGCGGCATCTTCGCCCTGCTGGCCATGCTGCGCTCCGGCCCCGCCAGCAAGGGGCGGCACTGGCCGCACATGATGCTCATGGCCGCCTTCGGCGCTGCGCTGCTTTACGGCGACGGCGTGATCACCCCCGCCATCTCGGTGCTCTCGGCCATCGAGGGCCTGGAGGTGGCCACGGCGGCGGCCAAGGACTTCGTGGCCCCGCTCACCTGCGTGGTGCTGGTGGGGCTCTTCATGTTCCAGAAGCACGGCACGGCCTCCATCGGCCGGGTGTTCGGGCCGGTGATGATCCTTTGGTTCGCCGTGATCGGGGGTCTGGGGGCCGTGGAGATCGCAGGCCACCCGGGCATCCTGGCGGCGCTGAACCCCCTGTATGCCTGGGATTTCTTCGCCGTGAACCACCTGCACGGCATCGTGGTGCTGGGCTCGGTGGTGCTGTGCATCACCGGCGGCGAGGCCCTCTACGCCGACATGGGCCACTTCGGGCGCAACCCCATCCGCATCTCCTGGTACGCCGTGGTGCTCCCGGGGCTTCTGCTCAACTACTTCGGCCAGGGCGCTCTGCTCCTGGACGACCCTGAAAAGGCCTTCAACCCCTTCTACGGTCTGGTGCCCGAGGCCCTGCTCTACCCCATGGTGGCGCTCTCCACGGCGGCCACCATCATCGCCTCCCAGGCGCTCATTTCGGGGGTCTATTCGCTCACGCAGCAGGCCATCCAGCTGGGCTTCACCCCGCGCATGCGCATCGTGCACACCTCCGAGCGCGCGGCGGGCCAGATCTACATGCCCACGGTGAACTGGCTGCTCATGCTGGCCTGCCTGGGGCTGGTGCTGGCCTTCCAGGAATCCAGCCGCCTTGCGGCGGCCTACGGCATCGCGGTCACGGCCACCATGGCCATCACGTCCATCCTCTATTTCGAAGTGGCCAGGCTCAACTGGAAATGGCCCACCGGCCGGGCGGCCTGCCTGCTGGTGGTGTTCCTGGCCTTCGACCTGGCCTTCCTTGGGGCCAACCTCCTCAAGTTCGTGGACGGGGGCTGGTTCACCCTGAGCCTGGCCCTGGGCGTGCTGGCGGTGATGGTCACGTGGCGCGACGGCCGCTCCTTCCTGGCCAGGCACTACGGCCGCATGCGCGTGCCCGTGGACGTGTTCCTGCGCGACGTGGCGGCGCATCCGCCCGTGCGCACCCCGGGCACGGCGGTGTTCATGTCCATCTCGCCCGAGGGCGTGCCCCACACGCTCCTGCACCACCTCAAGCACGAGGAGGCGCTGCACGAGCGCGTGGTGCTGCTCTCCATCCTCGCCGCCGAGACCCCCCGCGTGGACGACGCCCACCGCGTGGAGGCCCAGGCCCTGGGACAGGGCTTCTACCGCCTGACGGCCCGCTACGGTTTCATGGAGACGCCCAACGTCACGGACATCCTGGAACTGGCCGGGGAAAAAGACTTGTACCTGGACGTTTACGCCACTTCCTTCTATCTTGGCCGGGAGACGCTGCTCACCTCGGGCGACTCCGGCATGGCCAACTGGCGCAAGACGCTCTTCGCGTTCCTCTCGCGCAACGCCTGGAACGCCACATCGTTCTTCGGCATCCCGCCGGGGCGCGTGGTGGAACTGGGCAACCAGGTGGAAATCTAG
- a CDS encoding putative quinol monooxygenase: MKPVAVVATVVARPGCEAAVEARLRALVAPSRTDKGCIRYVLHKSQDDPRVFVFMEAWESRALLQSHLETEHIAAWRADAPELIESMDVKVLDDIA; encoded by the coding sequence GTGAAGCCCGTCGCCGTGGTCGCCACCGTGGTCGCCAGGCCCGGATGCGAGGCCGCCGTGGAAGCCCGCCTGCGCGCGCTCGTAGCGCCCTCGCGCACCGACAAGGGCTGCATCCGCTACGTGCTGCACAAAAGCCAGGACGACCCGCGCGTCTTCGTCTTCATGGAGGCCTGGGAGAGCCGGGCGCTGCTCCAGTCCCACCTGGAGACGGAGCACATCGCCGCCTGGCGCGCCGACGCCCCGGAACTCATCGAGTCCATGGACGTGAAGGTCCTGGACGATATCGCCTGA
- a CDS encoding winged helix-turn-helix transcriptional regulator → MKTAIAPCAVKELGDKRYRCFFELTLLVMGGKWKPIVIYHLGRAGVMRFSELRRSMAGVTERMLARQLRELEADGIVTRTVFREVPPRVEYALTDLGRGLVPILEELRDWGAAYEQAMDAEGRFRGPGYENPVPGLRSAV, encoded by the coding sequence ATGAAGACGGCCATCGCGCCCTGCGCGGTCAAGGAACTGGGGGACAAGCGCTACCGCTGCTTTTTCGAGCTGACGCTCCTGGTGATGGGCGGCAAGTGGAAGCCCATCGTGATCTACCACCTGGGGCGCGCGGGGGTGATGCGCTTCTCGGAGCTGCGCCGATCCATGGCGGGGGTGACGGAGCGCATGCTGGCGCGCCAGCTGCGCGAACTGGAGGCCGACGGCATCGTGACGCGCACGGTGTTCCGGGAGGTGCCCCCCCGCGTGGAATATGCGCTCACGGACCTGGGGCGGGGCCTGGTGCCCATCCTGGAGGAGCTGCGCGACTGGGGCGCGGCCTACGAGCAGGCCATGGACGCCGAGGGCCGCTTCCGGGGGCCTGGCTACGAGAACCCCGTGCCGGGCCTGCGCTCGGCGGTGTGA